In Candidatus Hydrogenedentota bacterium, one DNA window encodes the following:
- a CDS encoding MCP four helix bundle domain-containing protein, translating into MKLGTKLMVSFLGVAGVAALIGGVGVYNTRRLSDSLGMIGDTSLPSVRLLLTISNKMETQRTANRTLMSVHISKERRKAAVESRDKALVAVHEAWDKYEKLARSAEEERLWQEFKTSFDPWDKDREKYVGMLDAFDKQDILNPDALTGQLEGFRGDHFALLFRTQTLAGGGAVFEGGDDPTACAFGKWAANPGTTNQAVLGLIEKCKPDHAQFHGCVKRVKEAVQAGTSEEAVRIVREEMMPAAEKVVGPDGLGAIKAESKKVLDNLLAISDFAATSMTVKGADLTKALTALLDESETEVDTSVDDAEESAYRGQLVMVTCLAVGLVMAVVLGIIITRSITKPINRIIDSLTSGADQVSSAANQVAQSSQQMAHGASEQASSLEETSASLEEMASMTRQNADSSNQARTMSQQSRNGAERGSEATTRMNSAIQQIRVSSEATAKILKTIDEIAFQTNLLALNAAVEAARAGEAGKGFAVVAEEVRNLAQRCAEAARNTASLVEEAQKNAEHGVTVSGEVAEILGVIVGHAQKVEQLINEVSAASTEQTQGIDQINTAVAQMDKVTQANAANSEEAAAASEELSAQAANLVDIVGDLAKIVGTSQNGTKHSRGSAPSKKHPQTPPARRALTHPPVSSFSERREPRKLVAAVGSNGNVHNPEEVIPLDDNDMSDF; encoded by the coding sequence ATGAAGTTGGGTACAAAGCTGATGGTGTCATTCCTGGGTGTGGCCGGGGTGGCGGCGTTGATTGGCGGAGTCGGTGTGTACAACACGAGGCGGCTGAGCGATTCGCTCGGCATGATCGGCGACACGAGCCTTCCGAGCGTGCGTCTGCTATTAACGATTTCGAACAAGATGGAAACGCAGCGGACGGCCAACCGAACGTTGATGAGCGTTCATATATCGAAGGAAAGGCGCAAAGCGGCAGTGGAATCCCGCGATAAAGCCTTGGTGGCAGTGCACGAGGCGTGGGATAAATATGAGAAGCTGGCGCGCTCAGCCGAGGAAGAAAGGCTGTGGCAGGAATTCAAGACATCTTTCGATCCATGGGACAAGGATCGGGAGAAGTATGTGGGTATGCTCGACGCTTTCGACAAGCAAGATATTCTGAATCCTGATGCGTTGACCGGTCAACTCGAGGGATTTCGAGGGGACCATTTCGCTCTATTGTTCAGGACCCAAACGCTTGCGGGCGGAGGTGCGGTATTCGAGGGCGGAGACGATCCTACGGCGTGTGCTTTCGGGAAGTGGGCGGCCAATCCTGGAACGACGAATCAAGCCGTACTCGGACTGATCGAGAAATGCAAACCTGATCATGCGCAATTTCATGGATGTGTGAAACGTGTCAAGGAGGCCGTTCAAGCTGGTACCAGCGAAGAAGCTGTGCGTATCGTTCGCGAGGAAATGATGCCCGCAGCGGAGAAGGTCGTAGGTCCTGACGGGTTGGGCGCGATAAAGGCGGAGTCAAAGAAGGTGCTCGACAACCTTCTGGCGATTAGCGATTTTGCTGCGACCAGTATGACGGTAAAGGGCGCAGACCTCACCAAAGCTCTGACTGCTTTGCTGGATGAGAGCGAGACGGAAGTCGACACGAGTGTTGATGACGCAGAGGAGTCGGCTTACCGCGGTCAACTGGTCATGGTGACGTGCCTGGCAGTGGGTCTGGTTATGGCAGTAGTCCTAGGTATCATCATTACTCGAAGCATCACCAAGCCCATCAATCGGATCATAGATTCACTGACTTCAGGCGCAGACCAAGTGTCTTCAGCGGCAAACCAAGTTGCCCAATCCAGTCAGCAGATGGCGCACGGCGCGAGCGAACAAGCTTCGAGCCTGGAAGAGACGTCCGCGTCCCTGGAAGAAATGGCTTCAATGACCCGGCAGAACGCCGACAGTTCGAACCAGGCCCGAACGATGAGCCAGCAATCGCGTAATGGCGCCGAACGGGGCAGCGAAGCGACCACACGGATGAACTCAGCCATTCAGCAAATCAGGGTATCGTCGGAGGCGACAGCCAAGATTTTGAAGACGATCGATGAGATTGCATTTCAGACGAACTTGCTGGCGTTGAACGCCGCGGTGGAGGCGGCGCGCGCCGGAGAGGCCGGGAAAGGGTTCGCGGTCGTGGCCGAAGAAGTCCGCAATTTGGCGCAACGGTGCGCGGAAGCGGCGCGTAATACGGCATCGCTTGTGGAAGAAGCCCAGAAGAACGCGGAACACGGCGTCACGGTTTCGGGCGAAGTCGCCGAGATTCTAGGCGTGATCGTTGGGCATGCACAGAAGGTGGAGCAGCTCATCAACGAGGTGTCGGCAGCCAGCACCGAACAGACGCAGGGTATCGACCAGATCAACACGGCGGTGGCCCAGATGGACAAGGTCACGCAGGCCAACGCGGCGAACTCGGAGGAGGCCGCGGCGGCGAGCGAAGAACTTTCGGCGCAGGCCGCCAATCTGGTGGACATCGTGGGCGACTTGGCGAAGATCGTGGGCACAAGCCAAAACGGGACCAAGCATTCTCGCGGTTCGGCGCCATCGAAGAAGCACCCGCAGACGCCGCCGGCGCGGCGCGCATTGACGCATCCTCCGGTCTCGAGTTTTAGCGAGCGGCGCGAGCCCCGGAAGCTGGTCGCGGCAGTAGGCAGCAATGGAAATGTCCATAATCCGGAAGAAGTCATTCCCCTTGATGACAACGATATGTCCGATTTCTAG
- a CDS encoding class II aldolase/adducin family protein, with translation MTELDLRKAICEAGRRMYSKNLTVATDGNISAKLGPDRYLCTPSGVSKGFMDPRDLLIADGKGRKIAGTGRVTTEFFTHLAAYEERPDVNAVIHAHPPKAIGFTLAGVSLADCVLPEVVYSIGGVPTTSYATPATREGGEVVREHIRNCDALMMDRHGALTVGVSVWDALFKMEKIEHAAETLLTARLLGNVRRLEPREVEKLYDVRVDYGVPGLAYKCTMCGCAQDEKTMEPNSCNLDQVIGETLRVLGRG, from the coding sequence ATGACAGAACTGGATTTGAGGAAGGCGATCTGCGAGGCGGGCCGCCGGATGTACTCAAAGAACCTGACGGTGGCAACGGACGGAAACATAAGCGCTAAATTGGGTCCTGACCGGTATTTATGCACGCCAAGCGGGGTGTCGAAGGGGTTTATGGACCCGCGAGACTTGCTCATTGCCGACGGGAAGGGACGGAAGATTGCCGGTACAGGACGCGTCACGACGGAGTTCTTTACCCATTTGGCCGCCTACGAAGAACGGCCGGACGTAAATGCGGTCATCCATGCGCATCCTCCTAAGGCCATTGGGTTTACCCTGGCCGGCGTCTCGCTTGCTGACTGCGTGCTTCCTGAGGTCGTATACAGCATCGGTGGCGTGCCGACGACGAGCTATGCCACTCCCGCTACCCGCGAGGGAGGAGAGGTCGTGCGCGAGCATATTCGCAATTGCGACGCCCTGATGATGGATCGTCATGGTGCATTGACCGTGGGTGTCAGCGTTTGGGATGCCCTCTTCAAAATGGAGAAGATTGAACACGCAGCAGAGACTTTGCTCACGGCACGCCTTCTAGGAAACGTGCGCCGCCTGGAACCGCGCGAGGTGGAGAAGCTGTACGATGTTCGTGTGGACTATGGAGTTCCTGGGTTGGCGTATAAGTGCACCATGTGCGGATGCGCGCAAGATGAGAAAACCATGGAACCTAATTCGTGTAATCTGGATCAAGTAATCGGCGAAACGCTTCGTGTGTTGGGGCGTGGGTGA
- a CDS encoding EutN/CcmL family microcompartment protein, with protein MKLARVVSQVVSTQKPSFYRGIKTFMVKPLKLDGSEDGSTFVAADRVQAGIGDLVLIMQEGSSARCMYGESEAPVRTVIVGIVDHVEMVWT; from the coding sequence ATGAAGCTCGCTCGCGTAGTCTCGCAGGTCGTTTCGACGCAGAAGCCCTCGTTTTATCGGGGTATCAAGACATTTATGGTCAAGCCCCTGAAGTTGGACGGCTCGGAAGACGGTTCAACGTTCGTGGCTGCGGACCGGGTACAGGCCGGAATTGGAGATTTGGTGTTAATTATGCAGGAGGGCAGTTCGGCTCGTTGCATGTACGGCGAGTCTGAAGCTCCTGTAAGAACGGTTATTGTGGGAATTGTGGACCACGTGGAGATGGTTTGGACATGA